In the genome of Rhizobium rhizogenes, one region contains:
- a CDS encoding hybrid-cluster NAD(P)-dependent oxidoreductase — MNMVVTYKHIDEMKPWSDKLQLLECISVTPETQDVMTFLFRSEDQNWFRYLPGQFVTLELPVGKEPLYRTYTLSSSPSRPYALSVTVKAQANSIGTRWMFDNLKPGMKIRALGPLGDFSYVRHPGDKYLFISAGSGVTPMMSMVRDMSDRAPQSDIAFINCSRSPSDIVFRHELEYLARFMPKLSLGFIVENCGRTDLWSGLKGMVDKAKIALLAPDFMDRTVFCCGPEPFMAAVRSMLEASGFDMGRYHQESFSPAAPVTVGESVLTDVDGEALAMVGFTLSGKEMACQPGQTVLMTARAAGVRIGAACESGICGTCRVLKLSGEVEMNHNGGILDDEIEEGYILACCSRPLTDVKVEA, encoded by the coding sequence ATGAATATGGTTGTGACCTACAAGCACATAGACGAGATGAAGCCGTGGAGCGACAAGCTCCAGCTGCTGGAGTGCATTTCGGTGACACCCGAAACGCAGGACGTGATGACGTTCCTGTTCCGCTCCGAGGACCAGAACTGGTTCCGGTATCTGCCGGGTCAGTTCGTCACGCTGGAACTGCCGGTGGGCAAGGAGCCGCTCTATCGCACCTATACATTGTCCTCCAGCCCGTCACGGCCCTATGCGCTTTCGGTCACGGTCAAGGCGCAGGCCAACAGCATCGGCACGCGCTGGATGTTCGATAATCTGAAGCCCGGCATGAAAATCCGGGCGCTCGGACCGCTCGGCGATTTCTCCTATGTGCGGCATCCCGGTGACAAATATCTGTTCATCTCGGCAGGCTCCGGCGTCACGCCGATGATGTCGATGGTGCGCGACATGAGCGACCGCGCGCCGCAGAGCGACATCGCCTTCATCAACTGCTCGCGCTCGCCGTCCGATATCGTCTTCCGCCACGAGCTGGAATATCTCGCCCGCTTCATGCCGAAGCTGTCGCTCGGTTTCATCGTGGAAAATTGCGGTCGCACCGATCTCTGGTCCGGCCTGAAGGGCATGGTGGACAAGGCCAAGATCGCGCTTCTCGCCCCCGACTTCATGGACCGCACCGTGTTCTGCTGCGGGCCGGAACCGTTCATGGCCGCCGTCCGCTCCATGCTGGAGGCATCCGGCTTCGACATGGGCCGTTACCATCAGGAAAGCTTCTCGCCCGCCGCCCCGGTCACGGTCGGCGAGAGCGTTCTCACCGATGTGGACGGCGAAGCGCTGGCGATGGTGGGTTTCACCCTCTCCGGAAAAGAGATGGCCTGCCAGCCCGGCCAGACGGTTCTGATGACGGCGCGTGCCGCCGGGGTACGCATCGGCGCCGCCTGCGAATCGGGCATCTGCGGCACCTGCCGGGTGCTGAAGCTGTCCGGCGAGGTGGAGATGAACCACAATGGCGGCATTCTCGATGACGAGATCGAGGAAGGTTATATTCTCGCCTGCTGCTCGCGGCCCCTGACCGATGTGAAGGTGGAGGCCTGA
- a CDS encoding BA14K family protein encodes MKSYVRNILAVGLSAIVVAGAIVPAEAAMPLPAAPKSIETAGNDAGKNIVNVQYWRDRDGWGDRRGWYRGHRGYRDYRPGYRHHDGYWFPLAAFATGAIIGGALSQPREVYRPVPEYRPRPVYREYRPVRRGGLSQAHVNWCYGRYRSYDAYSNTFQPYHGPRQPCYSPYS; translated from the coding sequence ATGAAAAGCTATGTGAGGAATATCCTGGCTGTCGGTCTTTCTGCGATCGTGGTTGCAGGAGCGATTGTTCCGGCGGAAGCGGCAATGCCCTTGCCTGCAGCGCCGAAGAGCATTGAGACCGCAGGCAATGATGCCGGCAAGAATATCGTGAACGTGCAATATTGGCGTGACCGCGACGGCTGGGGCGACCGCCGTGGCTGGTATCGCGGCCATCGCGGTTATCGTGATTACCGCCCGGGCTATCGTCACCACGACGGTTACTGGTTCCCGCTCGCAGCCTTTGCGACGGGTGCGATCATCGGCGGCGCCCTGTCGCAGCCGCGTGAAGTCTACCGTCCGGTTCCCGAATATCGTCCGCGTCCGGTCTATCGCGAATATCGCCCGGTCCGCCGCGGCGGGCTGAGCCAGGCGCATGTGAACTGGTGCTATGGCCGCTATCGTTCCTACGATGCCTATAGCAACACGTTCCAGCCTTACCATGGCCCACGCCAGCCCTGCTATTCGCCTTACAGCTGA
- a CDS encoding transporter yields the protein MDLVTPVIPGLVWAYQFHPGTAPCRRLAPDAGFQEMAECEGFFWLHLNLADQRVAGFLETIDGLDPAARASLTTHETHPSIVVDEKSLYGTLVDFQREFDKETRDFGWLHFAVSDRFIITTRLQPLHSVDRLKAAVDKNSNRYLTPSHVFEGLVAEFQRSLINLVMETTEELNAIEDLVYDSENRDERRRLAPLRRTVVRLHRHLRTVLTLMRRASAADDDEMPDGFEDVASRLMGRLEAVDHDVYALQERARLLHEEIDSKLSSETNRHLYILSLMTAFLLPPSLVTGFFGMNTDELPFTVGTGGTLSAGVFIVISVVLAWFVLKRARIL from the coding sequence ATGGATCTCGTAACGCCCGTTATTCCCGGCCTTGTCTGGGCCTATCAATTCCACCCCGGTACAGCCCCCTGCCGGCGGCTCGCGCCCGATGCCGGCTTTCAAGAAATGGCGGAGTGCGAAGGCTTCTTCTGGCTGCACCTCAACCTCGCCGATCAGCGCGTGGCGGGCTTTCTCGAAACCATCGACGGTCTCGACCCGGCAGCGCGCGCAAGCCTCACCACCCATGAGACGCATCCGTCCATCGTGGTCGATGAAAAATCGCTTTATGGCACATTGGTGGATTTCCAGCGGGAATTCGACAAGGAAACACGCGATTTCGGCTGGTTGCATTTTGCGGTCAGCGACCGCTTCATCATCACCACCCGCCTGCAGCCGCTGCATTCGGTGGACCGGTTGAAGGCGGCGGTGGACAAGAACTCCAACCGCTACCTCACGCCGTCCCATGTATTTGAGGGGCTGGTGGCGGAATTCCAGCGCTCACTCATCAATCTGGTGATGGAGACGACGGAAGAACTGAACGCCATCGAAGATCTGGTCTATGACAGCGAGAACCGTGACGAACGGCGGCGTCTTGCCCCGCTGCGCCGCACGGTGGTTCGCCTGCACCGGCATCTGCGCACCGTGCTGACCCTGATGCGGCGCGCTTCGGCCGCCGATGATGACGAGATGCCTGACGGTTTCGAGGATGTCGCCTCACGCCTGATGGGGCGTCTGGAGGCTGTCGATCACGATGTTTATGCCCTGCAGGAGCGCGCGAGGCTGCTGCATGAAGAAATCGATTCCAAACTTTCATCCGAAACCAACCGCCACCTTTATATCCTGTCGCTGATGACGGCATTCCTGCTGCCGCCATCGTTGGTGACCGGCTTTTTCGGCATGAATACCGATGAGCTGCCGTTTACCGTCGGCACGGGCGGCACGCTGTCGGCCGGCGTCTTTATCGTGATTTCGGTCGTGCTTGCCTGGTTCGTCCTCAAACGGGCACGGATTTTGTAA
- a CDS encoding BA14K family protein, which produces MMNFRTTSVATAIVVFLTSFTPSQAFQVPVPMPKPAVSTDNVVPVQYREWDRRYRHGDRMYRPRPPRDGWYNGHRGYRDRRPGYRYHNGYWFPLAAFAAGAIIGGAMQQPRPAYGGSHVSWCQNRWRSYRAYDNTYQPNNGPRRICVSPYSR; this is translated from the coding sequence ATGATGAATTTCCGGACAACGAGCGTCGCAACAGCGATCGTCGTGTTCCTCACAAGCTTTACGCCGTCACAGGCGTTCCAGGTGCCTGTTCCGATGCCCAAGCCGGCGGTTTCGACCGACAATGTGGTGCCGGTGCAATATCGCGAATGGGACCGCAGATACCGGCACGGTGACCGCATGTACCGTCCGCGCCCGCCGCGCGACGGCTGGTATAATGGTCATCGCGGCTACCGCGATCGCCGTCCGGGCTACCGTTACCACAATGGTTACTGGTTCCCGCTGGCAGCCTTTGCGGCCGGTGCGATCATCGGCGGCGCGATGCAGCAGCCGCGTCCGGCCTATGGCGGCAGCCATGTCTCCTGGTGTCAGAACCGCTGGCGCTCGTACCGAGCCTACGACAACACCTATCAGCCGAACAATGGCCCGCGTCGCATATGCGTATCGCCCTACAGCCGTTAA
- a CDS encoding acyl-CoA dehydrogenase: MYSAPVDDIAFTLKHVAGLEDALSKGALGDLGEDLVDAILHEAGRFATAEVAPLADIGDRQGAKLADGKVTTPDGWADLYRRWAEAGWNSLTAPEEFGGQNLPHMLNVAALEMWNSGSMAFALAPTLTMGAVEALVAHGSDALKRTYLPKLVSGEWTGTMNLTEPHAGSDLGVLKTRAERNGDGTYRIFGQKIFITWGEHDAADNIIHLVLARLPDAPAGTRGISLFLVPKFLPDENGAPGSRNDLFCHSLEHKLGIHGSPTCTMIFGDGKFGDEKGALGWLVGEENKGLACMFTMMNNARLAVGMQGVAICEAATQKAIEYAKERTQGKAPGWQGSGMSPIIEHPDIARTLLTMKALTQGSRAISFSCAHAIDMAHASEDASQRAHWQERAALLTPIAKSFSTDAGVDVASMGIQVHGGMGFIEETGAARYLRDARIAPIYEGTNGIQAIDLVLRKLPLSDGAQVRGFIAELREIAARTAASNRDDLGETAPYLEASLNDLETTTDWLLDRIRAGETETALAGATPYQRLFGLALTGAYLAKGALAAVDDGRGGHRAALCRFAAENLLAETAALKDRVISGAASLAAARTLLA; encoded by the coding sequence ATGTATAGCGCGCCGGTGGATGATATCGCCTTTACACTCAAACACGTAGCGGGTCTTGAAGACGCGCTGTCAAAGGGTGCGCTGGGAGACCTTGGGGAAGATCTGGTCGATGCCATTCTGCACGAAGCCGGCCGTTTCGCCACCGCTGAGGTCGCGCCGCTGGCCGACATCGGCGACCGCCAGGGCGCGAAGCTTGCCGACGGCAAGGTCACGACACCGGATGGCTGGGCCGATCTCTATCGCCGCTGGGCGGAAGCGGGCTGGAACAGCCTGACGGCGCCGGAAGAGTTCGGCGGCCAGAACCTGCCGCATATGCTGAATGTCGCGGCACTCGAAATGTGGAATTCCGGCTCCATGGCTTTTGCACTGGCGCCGACGCTGACCATGGGCGCGGTGGAAGCCCTTGTCGCCCACGGCAGCGATGCGTTGAAGCGCACCTATCTGCCGAAACTCGTCTCCGGCGAATGGACCGGCACGATGAACCTCACCGAGCCGCATGCGGGTTCGGACCTTGGTGTCCTGAAGACCCGGGCGGAGCGCAATGGCGACGGCACCTATCGCATCTTCGGCCAGAAGATTTTCATCACCTGGGGCGAACACGACGCGGCTGACAACATCATCCACCTCGTTCTCGCCCGCCTGCCGGATGCGCCGGCCGGCACGCGCGGCATCTCGTTGTTCCTCGTCCCGAAATTCCTGCCTGATGAGAACGGTGCGCCGGGCAGCCGCAACGACCTCTTCTGCCATTCGCTGGAACACAAGCTCGGCATTCACGGCTCGCCCACCTGCACCATGATCTTCGGCGACGGCAAATTCGGTGACGAAAAGGGCGCTCTTGGCTGGCTGGTCGGTGAGGAGAACAAGGGTCTCGCCTGCATGTTCACCATGATGAACAATGCCCGCCTTGCCGTCGGCATGCAGGGTGTGGCGATCTGCGAAGCGGCGACCCAGAAGGCGATCGAATACGCGAAAGAACGCACGCAGGGCAAGGCGCCCGGCTGGCAGGGTTCCGGCATGAGCCCGATCATCGAGCACCCTGACATCGCCAGAACGCTTCTGACGATGAAGGCGCTGACGCAAGGTTCACGGGCGATTTCCTTCAGCTGCGCCCATGCCATCGATATGGCGCATGCGAGCGAAGACGCCTCCCAGCGCGCTCACTGGCAGGAGCGCGCTGCCCTTTTGACGCCGATCGCCAAATCCTTCTCCACCGATGCCGGCGTCGATGTCGCCTCCATGGGCATTCAGGTGCATGGCGGCATGGGCTTCATCGAGGAAACCGGTGCGGCGCGTTATCTGCGTGATGCCCGTATCGCACCGATCTATGAAGGCACCAACGGCATTCAGGCCATCGATCTGGTGCTGCGCAAGCTGCCGCTTTCCGATGGCGCGCAGGTGCGTGGTTTCATCGCCGAACTGCGTGAGATTGCTGCCCGAACAGCCGCTTCGAACCGTGACGATCTGGGCGAGACCGCCCCTTATCTCGAAGCCAGCCTCAACGATCTGGAAACGACAACCGACTGGCTGCTGGACCGCATCAGGGCCGGCGAGACCGAAACCGCACTCGCGGGTGCTACCCCCTATCAGCGCCTCTTCGGTCTGGCGCTCACCGGCGCCTATCTCGCCAAGGGCGCATTGGCCGCCGTCGATGATGGCAGGGGCGGGCATCGCGCAGCCCTTTGCCGTTTCGCGGCGGAAAACCTGCTGGCGGAAACGGCGGCGCTGAAGGATCGCGTTATATCAGGCGCGGCAAGCCTTGCCGCCGCCCGCACCCTATTGGCTTGA